One genomic segment of Erythrolamprus reginae isolate rEryReg1 chromosome 2, rEryReg1.hap1, whole genome shotgun sequence includes these proteins:
- the LOC139160019 gene encoding zinc finger protein 268-like isoform X1, whose translation MIYWRMYTKNKSHDCSDCRKCFTSNYLLLIHQRTHAQEKPCECSACGKRFSDNSSLVRHQRTHTGEKPFECPDCGRGFSQNSSLVRHQSIHTGEKHFECSVCGKSYTENSSLMIHQRTHTGEKPFECPDCGKRFSQNSNLVKHQRSHTGEKPFECPDCGKGFRHNYNLVKHHRTHTGGKPFECPDCGKSFSQNSTLLVHQRVHTGEKPFECSDCGKSFRLNCHLVVHQRTHAREESFECSDCGKCFSRNSYLVAHLRTHTGEKPFQCSFCGKSFNYNSKLVSHKRTHTGEKPYVCPVCGESFIDNSCLVRHQRTHTGEKPFECPDCGKGFCLKSSLVRHQTTHTGKKPFECPDCGKRFNLKFNLVKHQRTHTGEKPFKCPDCGKGFFHNSSLVSHQRTHTGEKHFECPVCGKSYTENSSLVIHQRTHTGEKPFECPDCGKGFSHNSNLVKHQRTHTGGKPFECPDCGKSFRQNSTLLVHQRIHTGEKPFECPDCGKSFRLNYHLVVHQRTHTGEKPFECSDCGKSFTLNSHLVVHQRTHTGAKAFECSDCGRCFSRNSYLVAHLRTHTEEKPFQCSFCGKSFNYNSRLVSHKRTHTGEKPYECPVCGESFTDNSGLVRHQRTHTGEKPFECPNCGKSFSIKSNLVKHQRTHTGEKPFNCPDCGKGFSLKFNLVRHQRTHTEEKLFE comes from the coding sequence ATGATATATTGGAGGATGTACACAAAAAATAAATCACATGATTGTTCTGATTGCAGGAAATGTTTTACTTCAAATTACCTCCTTTTAATCCACCAGAGAACACATGCACAAGAAAAACCGTGTGAGTGTTCAGCttgtgggaaacgtttcagtGACAATTCCAgcttggtgagacaccagaggactcatacaggagagaaaccctttgaatgtcctgattgtggaagaggtttcagtcagaattccagcttGGTAAGACACCAAAgtattcacacaggggagaaacactttgaatgttctgtttgtgggaaaagttaCACTGAGAATTCCAGCTtgatgatacaccagaggactcacacaggagagaaaccctttgaatgtccagactgtgggaaacgtttcagtcagaattccaacttAGTGAAACACCAAAGGagtcatacaggagagaaaccctttgaatgtcctgactgtgggaaaggtttccgTCATAATTACAACCTAGTGAAACACCATAGGACTCATACAGGagggaaaccctttgaatgtcctgattgtgggaaaagtttcagtcagaattctacCTTACTGGTACATCAGAgggttcacacaggagagaaaccctttgaatgttctgattgtgggaaaagtttcagactAAATTGTCACCTGGtggtacatcagaggactcaTGCAAGAGAGGAatcctttgaatgttctgattgtgggaaatgtttcagtcgcaATTCCTATTTGGTGGCACACCTgaggacacacacaggagagaaaccatttcaatgtagtttttgtgggaaaagtttcaattaCAATTCAAAACTGGTGAgccacaagaggactcacacaggagaaaaaccgtatgtgTGTCCGGTTTGTGGGGAAAGTTTCATCGACAATTCctgcctggtgagacaccagaggacgcacacaggagagaaaccttttgaatgtcccgATTGTGGAAAAGGTTTCTGTCTTAaatccagcctggtgagacaccagacgACGCACACAGgaaagaaaccctttgaatgtcccgatTGTGGAAAACGTTTCAATCTTAAATTCAATCTGGtaaaacatcagaggactcacacaggagagaaacccttcaaatgtcctgattgtggaaaaggttTCTTTCACAATTCCAGCTTGGTGagtcaccagaggactcatacaggcgAGAAACattttgaatgtcctgtttgtgggaaaagttacactgagaattccagcctggtgatacaccagaggactcatacaggagagaaaccctttgaatgtcctgactgtgggaaaggtttcagtcataattccaacctagtgaaacaccagaggactcatacaggagggaaaccctttgaatgtcctgattgtgggaaaagtttccgtCAGAATTCTACCCTACTGgtacatcagaggattcacacaggagagaaaccctttgaatgtcctgattgtgggaaaagtttcagactAAATTATCACCTGGtggtacatcagaggactcacacaggagagaaaccctttgaatgttctgattgtgggaaaagtttcacacTAAATTCTCACCTGGtggtacatcagaggactcacacaggagcgaaagcctttgaatgttctgattgtgggagATGTTTCAGTCGCAATTCCTATTTGGTGGCACACCTGAGGACACACACAGAAGAGAAACCATTTCAATGTAgtttttgtgggaaaagtttcaattaCAATTCAAGACTGGTGAgccacaagaggactcacacaggagaaaaaccatatgagtgtccggtTTGTGGGGAAAGTTTCACCGACAATTCCGGCCTGGTGAGACAtcagaggacacacacaggagagaaaccctttgaatgtcccaattgtggaaaaagtttcagtattAAATCCAACCTGGtaaaacatcagaggactcacacaggagagaaacccttcaaTTGTCCCGATTGTGGAAAAGGTTTCAGTCTTAAATTCAACCTGGTAagacatcagagaactcacacagaagAGAAATTATTTGAATGA
- the LOC139160019 gene encoding zinc finger protein 268-like isoform X2, with the protein MIHQRTHTGEKPFECPDCGKRFSQNSNLVKHQRSHTGEKPFECPDCGKGFRHNYNLVKHHRTHTGGKPFECPDCGKSFSQNSTLLVHQRVHTGEKPFECSDCGKSFRLNCHLVVHQRTHAREESFECSDCGKCFSRNSYLVAHLRTHTGEKPFQCSFCGKSFNYNSKLVSHKRTHTGEKPYVCPVCGESFIDNSCLVRHQRTHTGEKPFECPDCGKGFCLKSSLVRHQTTHTGKKPFECPDCGKRFNLKFNLVKHQRTHTGEKPFKCPDCGKGFFHNSSLVSHQRTHTGEKHFECPVCGKSYTENSSLVIHQRTHTGEKPFECPDCGKGFSHNSNLVKHQRTHTGGKPFECPDCGKSFRQNSTLLVHQRIHTGEKPFECPDCGKSFRLNYHLVVHQRTHTGEKPFECSDCGKSFTLNSHLVVHQRTHTGAKAFECSDCGRCFSRNSYLVAHLRTHTEEKPFQCSFCGKSFNYNSRLVSHKRTHTGEKPYECPVCGESFTDNSGLVRHQRTHTGEKPFECPNCGKSFSIKSNLVKHQRTHTGEKPFNCPDCGKGFSLKFNLVRHQRTHTEEKLFE; encoded by the coding sequence atgatacaccagaggactcacacaggagagaaaccctttgaatgtccagactgtgggaaacgtttcagtcagaattccaacttAGTGAAACACCAAAGGagtcatacaggagagaaaccctttgaatgtcctgactgtgggaaaggtttccgTCATAATTACAACCTAGTGAAACACCATAGGACTCATACAGGagggaaaccctttgaatgtcctgattgtgggaaaagtttcagtcagaattctacCTTACTGGTACATCAGAgggttcacacaggagagaaaccctttgaatgttctgattgtgggaaaagtttcagactAAATTGTCACCTGGtggtacatcagaggactcaTGCAAGAGAGGAatcctttgaatgttctgattgtgggaaatgtttcagtcgcaATTCCTATTTGGTGGCACACCTgaggacacacacaggagagaaaccatttcaatgtagtttttgtgggaaaagtttcaattaCAATTCAAAACTGGTGAgccacaagaggactcacacaggagaaaaaccgtatgtgTGTCCGGTTTGTGGGGAAAGTTTCATCGACAATTCctgcctggtgagacaccagaggacgcacacaggagagaaaccttttgaatgtcccgATTGTGGAAAAGGTTTCTGTCTTAaatccagcctggtgagacaccagacgACGCACACAGgaaagaaaccctttgaatgtcccgatTGTGGAAAACGTTTCAATCTTAAATTCAATCTGGtaaaacatcagaggactcacacaggagagaaacccttcaaatgtcctgattgtggaaaaggttTCTTTCACAATTCCAGCTTGGTGagtcaccagaggactcatacaggcgAGAAACattttgaatgtcctgtttgtgggaaaagttacactgagaattccagcctggtgatacaccagaggactcatacaggagagaaaccctttgaatgtcctgactgtgggaaaggtttcagtcataattccaacctagtgaaacaccagaggactcatacaggagggaaaccctttgaatgtcctgattgtgggaaaagtttccgtCAGAATTCTACCCTACTGgtacatcagaggattcacacaggagagaaaccctttgaatgtcctgattgtgggaaaagtttcagactAAATTATCACCTGGtggtacatcagaggactcacacaggagagaaaccctttgaatgttctgattgtgggaaaagtttcacacTAAATTCTCACCTGGtggtacatcagaggactcacacaggagcgaaagcctttgaatgttctgattgtgggagATGTTTCAGTCGCAATTCCTATTTGGTGGCACACCTGAGGACACACACAGAAGAGAAACCATTTCAATGTAgtttttgtgggaaaagtttcaattaCAATTCAAGACTGGTGAgccacaagaggactcacacaggagaaaaaccatatgagtgtccggtTTGTGGGGAAAGTTTCACCGACAATTCCGGCCTGGTGAGACAtcagaggacacacacaggagagaaaccctttgaatgtcccaattgtggaaaaagtttcagtattAAATCCAACCTGGtaaaacatcagaggactcacacaggagagaaacccttcaaTTGTCCCGATTGTGGAAAAGGTTTCAGTCTTAAATTCAACCTGGTAagacatcagagaactcacacagaagAGAAATTATTTGAATGA